The Catenulispora sp. GP43 genome includes a window with the following:
- a CDS encoding SCO2521 family protein — protein sequence MSRTTTDRDRNRTVHDDGTQPWLGFGEVRTCLIQNLGTLSPSASVALMQLTPGSPVSKVDRPVRRVVSPEQVTGVDCRLQVAREGRGRAIGTVLSHAVVTNGRILQGTAYVALSEATSKERREWRHYLRHQGVVEVLGSPKPHNIVDGYLADVSPPARGLDLASISDRIIDEVQQSDTLNHTTALRASTAVVRWAATLAKDAKPTVGIAKSDLPNLHVIRLSGAPDDLPMLIRFCEEFALHEWLLTTVQDVIVPRAETDIARDRDPLDSLLFALNELVPLWMPPTHLSPDMKALWEAMESRTHYSRLFERQVARIRDLRDQVKIRPPRRF from the coding sequence ATGTCACGCACAACGACTGACCGGGACCGGAACCGGACCGTCCACGACGACGGCACGCAGCCCTGGCTGGGCTTCGGCGAGGTCCGCACCTGCCTGATCCAGAACCTGGGCACGCTGTCCCCCTCGGCGAGCGTGGCCCTGATGCAGCTGACCCCCGGCTCCCCGGTGAGCAAGGTGGACCGGCCGGTCCGCCGCGTGGTCTCCCCGGAGCAGGTCACCGGCGTGGACTGCCGGCTGCAGGTGGCCCGCGAGGGCCGGGGCCGGGCCATCGGCACGGTGCTCAGCCACGCGGTGGTCACCAACGGCCGGATCCTGCAGGGCACCGCGTACGTGGCGCTGAGCGAGGCGACGTCCAAGGAGCGCCGCGAGTGGCGGCACTACCTGCGGCACCAGGGCGTGGTGGAGGTGCTGGGCTCGCCGAAGCCGCACAACATCGTCGACGGCTACCTGGCCGACGTCTCCCCGCCGGCCCGCGGCCTGGACCTGGCCTCGATCAGCGACCGCATCATCGACGAGGTGCAGCAGAGCGACACCCTGAACCACACCACCGCGCTGCGTGCCAGCACGGCCGTGGTCCGCTGGGCCGCCACCCTGGCCAAGGACGCCAAGCCGACGGTCGGCATCGCCAAGAGCGACCTGCCGAACCTGCACGTGATCCGGCTGAGCGGGGCCCCGGACGACCTGCCGATGCTGATCCGCTTCTGCGAGGAGTTCGCCCTGCACGAGTGGCTGCTGACCACGGTGCAGGACGTGATCGTGCCCCGGGCCGAGACCGACATCGCCCGCGACCGGGACCCGCTGGACTCGCTGCTGTTCGCGCTCAACGAGTTGGTGCCGCTGTGGATGCCACCCACTCACCTGAGCCCGGATATGAAGGCTCTGTGGGAAGCTATGGAGAGCCGGACACACTACTCGCGTCTGTTCGAGCGTCAGGTCGCGCGGATCCGGGACCTCAGGGACCAGGTGAAGATCAGGCCGCCCCGGCGCTTCTAG
- a CDS encoding SCO2522 family protein produces the protein MTAVDVSYDEMTQTAKVDAVPLGHLSVETGHLYLDDFAEGDRKIARQLEQAAPWLEAAGKRIRKRFGRNARISTCFLVDDYTPSGSALDQPKPSEVVDIVTTAADQAGFRIDYLAREAGCAVACERPYSGPRDQSALADIVAGLIVEEAAVGANGSRPPTAQTGWLSNGERSPAVAVAMDAPDWEPPEEFGKYRHSVFVDIELWSLDNNQTHAERQYSCSLLSAVWQLLRLGLLRNAGKAVAKPYRFGPNEAFPDLWSQLPSITQLTADAAPFAAYQALSVLPPHFRAAEHAAEIIIDHLRFDGAVLKQTADRARDETNPVTLPDNPVGRMSHLFFDDVHVTHND, from the coding sequence GTGACGGCCGTGGACGTCAGCTACGACGAGATGACCCAGACCGCGAAGGTGGACGCGGTACCGCTGGGTCACCTCTCCGTCGAGACCGGGCACCTGTACCTGGACGACTTCGCCGAGGGCGACCGCAAGATCGCCCGCCAGCTCGAACAGGCCGCGCCGTGGCTGGAGGCGGCCGGCAAGCGGATCCGCAAGCGGTTCGGGCGCAACGCCCGCATCAGCACCTGCTTCCTGGTCGACGACTACACGCCCTCCGGCTCGGCCCTGGACCAGCCCAAGCCCTCGGAGGTGGTGGACATCGTGACCACCGCCGCCGACCAGGCCGGGTTCCGGATCGACTACCTGGCCCGGGAAGCCGGCTGCGCGGTGGCCTGCGAGCGCCCCTACTCCGGGCCGCGGGACCAGAGCGCGCTGGCCGACATCGTCGCCGGGCTGATCGTGGAGGAGGCCGCGGTCGGCGCCAACGGCTCGCGACCGCCGACCGCGCAGACCGGGTGGCTGTCCAACGGCGAGCGCTCCCCGGCGGTCGCGGTGGCGATGGACGCCCCGGACTGGGAGCCGCCGGAGGAGTTCGGCAAGTACCGGCACTCGGTGTTCGTGGACATCGAGCTGTGGAGCCTGGACAACAACCAGACGCACGCCGAGCGGCAGTACTCGTGCTCGCTGCTGTCGGCGGTGTGGCAGCTGCTGCGCCTCGGCCTGCTGCGCAACGCCGGCAAGGCGGTGGCCAAGCCCTACCGGTTCGGCCCGAACGAGGCGTTCCCGGACCTGTGGTCGCAGCTGCCGAGCATCACGCAGCTGACCGCCGACGCGGCTCCGTTCGCCGCGTATCAGGCCCTGTCCGTGCTGCCGCCGCACTTCCGGGCGGCCGAGCACGCCGCGGAGATCATCATCGACCATCTACGATTCGACGGGGCAGTGCTGAAGCAGACCGCGGACCGGGCCCGTGACGAGACGAACCCGGTGACGTTACCGGACAACCCCGTCGGCCGGATGAGCCACTTGTTCTTCGATGACGTCCATGTCACGCACAACGACTGA